In Heliangelus exortis chromosome 19, bHelExo1.hap1, whole genome shotgun sequence, the genomic stretch TCTTTTGCTTCCAGCCTGTTGGACAGGGTATTAGACATTGCAGGTAGGAAATATGATGGAATTCTTGCCCTGAAAACATTACTTAAATTAGTGTGTCTTCTGTAAGGATGGGAGAAAAGCATCTGCTCTcttgctgctgcccagccaTGCTGCTCCCACAAGGGGAATGTGCTTATGCTTCCAGCCTTCCCTATAGCCATTTCTGCAGGCCACCATGAAGCTTCTCCTGAAATCTTGCAATCTCATCTTCCTCAGATCAGGACAGTTTGGATCAGCATTATGGTGAAGAGGGTGTCATATAAATGCCACAGGCCCCAGTTGGAGCCAGGACTTGTCTGtgctcagctgcctgctgggaggTCCTTCCCTTGCCTTGCATGCTCCCAAGCTTTGGGGCATTTTTGACAGCAactgggttttcttgttttgcagcACAAGGAGATTGGATCCTGACAGGAGCCATTAAGAGCTAATGTAAAACATGCTAGCTAGAGAGTATCctgaaaaatataattcttcTTGTAAATAAACTCCTTACTTTCCTGCTGAACCAATGACAACTGTAAGATTTTTACCTTAAAACAGACACTGCTTGCAACAGAGGCATTGTAGGGGTCATGATAATCTTTTTTGAAACATTACCTTGGCTCAGACAAGCAAGGAGGGAAATGGATTTTCTATGGATCTGTCTGTAAGGGGGTTGTTGTTTAAAGATAATAATATTAGGAATGCAAATAATCCTATAAAAGCTGATGATATTTAAATATGATTTAAATTCATTTagcatttaaacagaaaagtagaaaatgGTATTAAATTCAGATGAGAATGAGACGGCATTCTAGAgtcaaatattaaatatatctGCTGAAAGGAATACAGAGTCTGACTGGTAATGGATTGTGAGAAGAGTTCAGGATTTTAATAGATCACTCCTTCAGACCATCAGTGTGGTAAAGTGGTagttaataaattatttgatgTATATATTTACTCATATATTTTAACTAGCTGTAATGAACACGTCCTGTCAGATCATCTAGATCCTTGAAATAGCTGCTAAATCACTTGAGAGAGATTTAGTAACTCTCAGCAACATTGATGTCCAGAGCTGCAGGTAATAAAGTGACATCAGGACCAATTGAAGCAGAATATTGTATGAGACCTTTGGTGGGTTTGCAGCAGAGATGGAGGTGTTCCCAGTGAACACTTACTGGGCAGCAGTGAGCTGTGATCCCTTTTTGGTGGATGTGACCACGCCATGCTCTGGCCATGGGACTCCTGAAGAACCCTTTGTCCCAATTTAAGGTTGACAAGAGAAATTTGTCCCCTGCTCAGTTCTGTATAGAGGCAGTGACCTGTTCCACCCCCAGATATTTGGTGTTCCTTGGGCTGCACATAAAGTAGACGAGGAGGATGGTAGAGTTGGACTGGGCTTTGAGTACTGGGAAGAATCCTGTTTCAGGGCCATTACACTAGAATTATCCTAGTGTTGGAGTGAGGAATTAGAGACAGAAAGAAGTTGTTCTTTTATCTTTGTACTGGAAATGTTTATAGCAGAAAAAGCCCACCTGTTAAAATGATGTCAAATTACCCTAGCTATTAAGGACACACCAGGCAGCTTTCTTGTAATTCCTAGCTGTCTTCTGATCCTGGAGCTAGCTTAAACCTAtatcctttctcttcctcccactTGTTTTTCCAGCATGTGGTGTACTTTATAATTTGTATAGAAACtcattagtttttcttttctttctctttttttttttccaggtttctgACAGATGTGACTATGTCTTCGTCAAtgggaaggaaatgaaaggcaaaGTGAACGTCATAGTTAATTTTACTTACCAGCATCTGAGTGCCCCTTTAGAAATGACAGTCTGGGTTCCTCGTCTCCCATTGCAGATAGAGGTCTCTGACACAGAACTTAATCAAATCAAGGGGTGGAGAGTCCCCATCATCTCTAATAAGAGGTAGGTTTCATTAGAGGATGTTCATTCTGGGCTGTGCACTTGCCCTGTCAGGGCCAGTGGATCTGAACATGTTCATTTGACCTTAGTGCAATTCTGGTGCAAATTTGAAGGCCACCAGGTGTTTATTCAGACACTCCTGCACTGGACTTGTGATGGAAATGGAAACTGCAGGTGGCATGATACTACACTGGAAATCAATTTCCTTTGATAGCTCTAGTGACTGAGATGGAAAGAGCCAATTGGCCAAGTTAGGCAGGATCAGCCATGAGGCAGCAGGAAGACATCAACAAGGACCAGCTCTGGCATGGCTGGTTGGGCTCCAGCCTGGTTTACAGGTCCTGCCAGTTGATCTGTTCACTTTTCACATTCACAGAAATTTTGTGTAGGGTCTGATGGCACTGAATAGTGTCCCAGAGCCACAACACTGACACTCCAAGGCTTAGAGACACTGTCCATGCCCTCAGGTCAGTGGCATGTGAATGACAGGACAGAGAATGGATGTGGGCAGATCTAGCCTGTTTTGGAGGGGGTAAAGCCCCTTATGTCAGTAATAACACTCCTGTCATGAGCTCTACCAGCAccagtttaaataattttttattcttggtGTCCTACCAGACCAGCCAGGGACAGTGACgatgaggaagaggatgaaCGGAAGGGAAGAGGCTGCACTCTTCAGTACCAACACGCGATGGTGCGAGTCCTCACCCAGTTTGTAGCTGAGGCCTCAGACCCTGGCAGCCAGCTGAGCTATTTACTGGGTTCTGACTGGCAGATTGACATCACTGACCTGGTGAGTGACTTCATGCAGGTGGAGGAGCCAAGAATTGCTAAGCTGCAGGACGGACAGATTTTGATTGGGCAGGAGCTTGGAATGACAACAATTCAGGTAGGGACAATTAAttacttcttccttttccccccatGACCCCACCACCTTTAGAACTCAATTACTCATCACATGTACAGCAGGTTCttacacagaaatgaaaactaTAAATTTTCGAATGGAGAAGAATTTCATCAAGGACTGGAGGGTACAGAAGAGATGCTTATCCCTTATTGTCTTGTGACCTGAATTATGTAGATGGCAATTTTAGCAAATCTTGGAGGctgtttcttattatttttgGCTGAGGCTGGTTTTGAACCTAGAGCTACTGTATGGGCTATCACAAGGCATGCAGCTGGTGAAACAGCTCAATCTTCTCAAACCCTAGCCTGACAGAGCAAAGggttaaagtaaaaattaactAGTGCTGGTTGAGAAATTGAGACCTCAGTATCAATCCTGTGGTATCTAATCCCTGCACATCTTTCAGGCTCAAAGaacattttacaaaatataaacattAGGGTACATTTCAGAATATGCACAAAGCAATAATAAGAATTAGTACTTCTAGAATGATGTTACAAGGTAGGGTGATTAGTAACAACTAAGCTATATTCTCCAAGGGTGCAGTTTCGTCCAGAATGTCCCAGAAAATTACCTATAAATACTACTACATTTCTAATAGTATTAGGGTCCCCACTCTGATGTTGCTCACATAAACCCAGGCATCATGTCACTGGCAGCTTTTCACATATATGCTTCTTGCCATGCAGAGAAATACTGATCTAGAAAATGGGGTcccagaaaaagagagagggagggagaaaaaataaaatcttaccAAGTCAAAAACATGTTAACAAGCAcaggaacagggaaaaaatacctCTCCAACATGTTCATTATCCCAGACTgtcaaaccaaaacccaacaatcACACCTGTCAATAACAGCAGTTGTCAGGGCTGGAGATATGtgatttgagatttttttactttctgcaaAATCTGTAAAGATTTTCTGAATGACTTTTTAAAGCTCTGGGACTTTTAATGTCCTACAAATACACATAaaactgtggaaagaaaaatccaagagaaaaaggttGTCAGCAAGTTATATTTAAAGAATGCCTCTTTTAAACTGCTTAAAAATGCTCTGTACCCTATGTGGATCATTAAATTCAGCTTCCTTGCTAACGAGCATCTTTGGATGTCATGTATCAGTGCACTGGCCTCTCTGCACTTAACCAAAACAAGCTTTCTCTGTCAATTTTGTACACAAGACCATGAGTGTTTATTGTAACAATACATTAGCCTTTTGCTCTATGGGgtagaaagaaatataatttttttctatggaTTTTATATGCATCTAAAGATTGCATTATATTTATGCTACCTAAAACATGACAATCAAATAATTGCATTTCACATAAGGATTTCATTTACAAATAGTTAATAAATCTGAAACAGGAGTGGTTAGCATATTGCAGAGGTGAATGGCATAGCTGATTAGAATTAAGTTGGTAAAAGACCTTATTGAAAGAGAGTTATAAAATGCGACTAACcattttttaatcatattttaaTAGTGTTTGTCTGCTAAGAATAATTCTGTCCATTAACATAAATCTCACTTATCTGTATTACAGCAGTTTCATGTAGCTACTTTGCTTGGTGCTGTGTGTAAAATAGCTCTCAttaactttaatttttctttgtagatATTGTCCCCCCTTTCAGATGCTATTTTGGCTGAGAAGACAGTGACAGTTCTGGATGAGAAGGTGACAATAACTGACCTGGGAGTGCAGCTGGTCACGGGGTTGTCACTCTCTCTGCAGCTCAGTCCAGGAAGCAATAAGGCCATCTTTGCTACAGCAGTAGCACAAGAGCTGCTCCAGTCTCCAAAGCAGGTACTATTGACCACATGTAGTGTGTTGTGGAAGGACACTGCTCTGATTCACTGTACTCAACATTACAAGGTGATGGAATCAAGCAGActtttattatataatattagGACATTTCTGAGGGCCACCAGATCTCATAAAAATGGCACAATGTCTAAACAACTCGTTAGCAAAGAGGCATACTGCATTTGTCCTGGCTTCATCCCATAAATAAAATGGCAACTTAATAAGAAGTTGTAATTAAGCAGTCCCTTtgcacacacatgtacacacaccCCCTCCTTTCTGTCCCAGCGAGCACCTACTAGATTGCAGGAGATATTGCCAACTAGATTGCCAAGTTCAGCCTCCCATCAAAGGCAAACAAATCAATCCTTTAAGTCTAtctttaaatgagaaaatactttgCATAGTGCCAAACTCCTCTTCCTCTCGTTACTTACTGTGAGCATTTTAAGACATTGGGAGCATGCCTTCCATTCTGATTCATTACTGGAATATGAATCAGCACCATTGACTCATTTCCTGATTGGTGATTTAATAAACTaacttttctttcctattaTGCTCAGTTCCTGTCTTACTGATCAGTATCACATCATCGTCCCTTTCTTTTCACTCAGATCTTCACAGGTTCCCCTGACATGATTAATCTAACCAGATGTCTGAGGAGAACAGGGAAGTTTCCACTCCACTGCAGAGAAGCTTTGTTCCTGCCTTTGCTGTGGGGTTACTCCATGAGCAATATGagattttctctgttctgcCTTCTAGTGCTAGGAGAGATTCAGGCACACTTCACACTACACAAGCTCTCATAGATCTGAAATTCTTCTGCTGAGTCATACAAATGCTGTCACTGCCTGTGCAAAGGCTTTTGGACTTTGTCATCAGTTCCTGCTTGACATTTGTTCTTGTGCTCTGTCCACATTTGCAATTTAAATCGTTTTTCAATCCAAATCCATCAATTTGGTACTCACATCAATGGGCTTTTAATGCTTAAACATATTCTGAGCTTTATGGGTAAATGGCCATGGCATGCATGTTTGAAAGCTGCCCAACTGCTGTGAACCTTCAGATCATCATAGAGTTTTGTCCTTGGGATGCAGGATGAGAAATAATACAGAACTGCTTTCTTTATATGGTGATAAAAATCAGGCTTCCATAGCATTGCAAGAACTAAAAAAACAATGCCAGGCAGTTAGAAATAAGGCCAGTGAGCTAATCCATGGGGAGTTAAACAAACTGCCTTGAAATCAGCCCAAAAACAGGGGTTGATGGCATTTAGTCCCAGTATTCTGCCAAGCACTGACATTTCAGTTCCCAGGAATGGAGTCCAGATGAGTCCCTCTCTGGGTGCAGGGCTACAGTCAGACCAACATTGGATGAACATTAAACTGGCAAGGAAGGTGTGCACCCCCCACCCTTCAAGGACTGACTCAAAGGCATCTGATTCCTTCCATTGCTTCGTGTATGATTTTCAGAACACAGTCCCTATAAGCAAAGCAAGGCAAAATTATTAAGTGATTATGCAGGTTTAAGCAACACAGTGGGAGGATGAGAGTTGATGACATATATTCTATGCAGTCTTCAAGAAATATCCCAAGATTAATAAACACAAAGCTGGGATTTATGACAGTGTCAGCAAAGTCTTAGGGCTCAGTCCTGAAATAGAGATGGAAGCAAATCTCCCATTGAAGCAGGAGCTTTGTGGCTGTAAGGACTGCAGAATCAGGCCAGTAGATTATGCATGATACAATCCCAAAAGACTGGAGGCTTATTCTCTGTTATCTGAACAGGTGAAAGACTATATGCTAGAAACAATTTAAAAGATAATGATAAATATtctctgtgtatatatatgttgAGCTGGGATGTAAGTACAGTCTGTCtgaaaaaatgcatatttaaagaAACAAGCCTTTTATATTCATGCTTTCAGCAAGCATATTAATTATCTGTTAGCAGGGTTTTTGTCTGTCAGGCTCTCCCTCAGAGCAGGTGATCCCAACTCTTACCAGACAAGATCTCATGTCATTTTAGACACCTAAGAAACCCTATCATCAAGACAGAAGTCATTCTGGTGTAGATTCTCCAGTGTCTAACAACATGTAAATATCCCAGAGCAAGTCAGACCCTCAGAAGCCAGAATTCAGATTCAGACTCCAGGAGAGCAATCTTGATTTCACCTGTAAAAAATTTATGTGAGAATGCCAAGATTGTTTCAGGTAGCAAGACAATTTTTGGTAGCTATTTGAGAGactctgaatttcagaaatgGATGAGCATGTCTTCTGAGATTTAAGGATATGTTAAAATGTTCAAAGTAAAAAACAAGAGTCAAGATTCCCAGGAACCTGCAGGACGAGACATTGCAAGTACAGAGTCAGTACTCCAGGCTGACCCATTTACATTCAACAAGTGCCTCTGTGCACTCTGAAGCATACAATCTGTGTTGATGTGGCATGAGATTAAGCTTCATTATTGTCTTGCTTTTAATTGCTAACAAGCATGAAAATTACCCTGGTCATTTCCTAAGTAAACAACTGACCAGTTTCCTCTGCTTGGATAGAACGCTTCATTTGAGAGGGAGAAATCAAGGACTGAATTTATGGATCCATGTATGGACCTACTtactatattattttttaacatatgCTGTGTACAACAAAAGGAGACTTTGTATTTTAAGCAGTTtagaaataatataatttttttatcatttaaatATACAAGAGTAAATGATCTCAGTCACTGGTAATGCTTTCTGACATGCAATTTATTATGGTGCTGAAGTAGAttctgcagagcccaggagaTACAGCTCCTATAAGCACCTCTGGGGAAACAAATCTTATTATCAGTGAATGTTTTATACTAGTATTTCTCTCCACATCTTGGCaagatattaattttattgctctgcctttttatttcttttctggttaTAAATGACATATGGATTTtttgaggaggaggaaataGGCCAGGACAGAACATATTTCCCTCAATGTTTATTCTGAGTGTGCATACATATTTTTTGGTATATTATAGGAAGCAACCATCAGCTGCTGGATCCAATTCAGTGATGGAACTGTCATGCCCCTGGATATTTATGACTCTAAAGACTTCTCCTTGTCAGCTACATCTCTGGATGAGAAAGTGGTCTCCATTCACCATGACCCCAAATTCAAGTGGCCTGTGATTGCTGCCGAAACAGAAGGCCAGGGGACACTGGTGAGAGTAGAGATGGTGATCAGTGAATCATGCCAGAAATCCAAAAGAAAGAGCATCCTAGCTGTTGGAAGTGGTAGCATTAGAGTCAAGTTTGGGCAGAGTGGTGCCAACCCTAACATAAGTGACAGTAAACACAGGGGTGCTGGTGTCCACCTAGAAAATCATGCCAGTGACCGTCGTCAGAAAACCACTTTGCAGGAAAGAACTGGGCTGGATGGCCACTATTACAGCTCCTCGATGGGCCAAGAGCAAGGCAAAGGCACCACCACCCAAAGGTCTGTTTTAAgtaaaaaagaagacagagaaagcCTCCTGGATGATGACAGTCATCTGCAGAACATCCCAATAGACTTCACAAGCTTCCCTGCACAGGTGGATCTACCAAGAAGCAATGGAGACTTGGAAGAGGATGACCAAGTCCAGACCACTCGGGGGCTCAGTGATCTGGAGATAGGGATGTATGCTCTTCTGGGAGTCTTTTGTCTGGCAATTCTGGTCTTCCTCATCAATTGTGTCACTTTTGCTTTGAagtacaaaaacaaacaagttcCCTTTGAAGAGCAAGAAGGTATGAGCCACTCTCATGACTGGGTTGGGCTGAGCAACAGGACAGAGCTTCTAGAGAATCACACAAATTTCTCATCCCAACCAGATGAACGTATCACAGCCATTGACAGAGGTGTGGACTACGAGGAGAGCAAATATCTCCTCAACACAAATGCCACCAAAAATATTAATGGACAATCTTTCAGGTCTACTGAATCAACATTCACTGAAGTAAAAGACCAGAAAAGTGAACCAACTGCTTCTCCTACCTCTAAGAGGAAACGGGTTAAATTCACCACCTTTACCACCATCTCCTCAGATGATGGGTGCCCAACTGTCAACTCAGTCTTGATGAGTAGTGAGGATGACATCAAATGGGTCTGCCAGGATATGGACCTGGGGGAGTGCAAAGAACTTAAAAACTATATGGAGAGATTACATGAAAATGTGTAGTGAGacagaaaagactttttttggtttggtttgttcatttgtttttcactcACCTTCTGCCTTTAATTTTGGGTAGTGGGGAAAAACATTGTGCTGAAACTAAGAATCATCTGATGGATAATAAGCCAATGGAGCCCCAAGAAGCCACCCAAaagcagctgggagagcagagatCCTGGACAGCTCTTAAAATTCAAGTCTTCTCTGTGCTCAGAGATGGAAGTGAGAgatgtgtgtggttttttgatGCATGGTAGCATGAAAAAACAACTTAGCAAAATAATACGGTCTCATTCTCTGAGCTTTCCCAGGAAATCAATAAATATAACAAACTCCAGTTCAGTTTGAATATTACAAAgttcacacagctctgctgttcaATATTGCAAGCTTTggttaaaagcaaaaaattggTCTCAGAATTAATAGATCCATGAGGAGAGCATGTCATTCAACGACATGTAGAGAATATCTGTCCAAGAATATTAAtttaaagctaaataaaaaacaacattgTGAGCAAAGCATCTTCCAGAGCTGGAAAGTAATGAGTTTCCAAAGAAcctgaaggggaaaaaggaataaCTGGGCTGTTTACAAACCAGCATGTTTGCCTCCCAAGTACTGAGAATGGATATACACATACAGTTAAAACTGAAACTCTCTTTTAAGTAGATGCCAAGGTAATAAACTTTGCCCGcaaattttcagtatttcttagTTTGTAAATTAGGAGAAGATATAATCTGTACTCAGAAATCATTCATATAAAGGAAGGTCTGTTTTGGAAAGTGGGAGAGaaacagctatttttaaaaggccACTTTATTTGGTTGTCCTCTTTCAAATTTGTGTTCCCAGACATTTCCTGAGAGCTCTCACCCATCTGGTATCCTGAGGGCACTTCCTGACATCAGCCAACTGTGGAAGTGTGTGGTTTCTTGCCTCCCTTCCCTACACATTTGCTTCTCGATGGTGTGTTCTTGCCGAGCACAGACACTGTTGGTCCCATGCTGattcttgctttattttacatTCTGTCCTTTACCAAAGTTGGCCACTCACTCTCTCTTGGTAAGTGTAATCTGTGCTGAACTCAGACACCAACAGCCTCTTTGTCCCTCCCTCCGTGGGAGAGGTCTGGTTGTGCAGTTCCTCCTGCTCATGCTTCTTTAGACCCCTGCTCAGCACGTTTAGAGGGCACTTGCATGTCATGGGGGAGTGCTGCACATTGAAACCTGAACAGCTAAACTCAGTAGATAAGATTTGTTTCTCCCAGTGGTGATgattatcttttcttttcctctgataAGGATGTACATATGGTAGGATTTCAGTGATTATCCTTTGAATCCGATGTGCCCTCTAGTCCTGAAACCATGACATTTTTGTGAGGTCCAAAAGCAGTCTCCAATGACCAGTGGCAAAGTGCCAAAGCACTAACTAAAGTCCAGCTTATATTTcaagttttcctttgttttccagagTGAGTCTTTGCCCTCCTTTTATTATTGTCTCTTTCTGTCATTGAATCTAGGTTGCTCAATTTAATACACACCCTCCCTCCCACAAACACTTAAATTCAATCCCTCTATATTTAGAATGTACTGTAGATTGTAAgaatgtaatatatatatatttataaacatgcCAACTGTgaataaaatttgcattttagtggcttcatcttttttcctgctctgaacGCCTCTCTTCTTTCACTGTCAGAACATTTACCCTAATAGAGCCTGGCACCAATATGGAGACTTGTCCTTGGATGAAAGGGTGAATTAAGGCTCTTGGCACAATCTAGTCAAAAAGTTTTACATTGTAAAATGTTGAGGGGAGAAGatataacaacaacaacatgTTATGCTACAAATGTATTTGCACTGAGTCACCCTTCCAAGATTTGAAGCTCTTGGCAAATAAATCCACATGCATATTTCTAGCTTGAAAGCCTCATACATGAATTTCTGCTTTTGGTGCAATAGGGAAGATCCATATTTtgttaaatactttttttttttttttttttaatgagttagTTGGTGTAAATAGGGCAAATATGTCCAAGACTTTGGAGATCAATATTTGCTCATCTGTTggtgtttgctttctttcagcACCTCCCATCAAGGCCTGGATTACTCAGTCCTTTACAAAGACAAAGTGCATCAGTGAGGACAGCACAGTGCAGGGCCCAGACTAGTTCTGGAGGAGCACTCAGGTGAGGGAAGCACTGCAGCCCACCAGCAGGTTCAGCAGTGTTCTAGCCCACTGTCTTGCCTCCAATTCTTGGAGCTATTTTGAGCTCTGTCCAGAGAGCCCTACCCTTAGTTGAAATCAGGGTTAAAGCAGCCAAATCTCAACTAGCAGTCTCTGCAGatcagatgtgtgtgtgtgcatgcaagAGTGCCTTGCAAAAGCATCCCTGCATGGCCAATCTTTCTCCTTTGGAAAGACCAGGTACAAGCCATGCTGGGAGCAGGCTGTCAGGACTGTTTTACCAATGAGGTGCTCTGGTAAATCCAGATTTCTGCCTTTGCCTCTAGGGAACATGAAGAACTAACAGCAAGTTCATCTGGTAGCTCAAACCACCAACAtgttttcctaggaaaaaaacagcctcCAGCTACAATGCTCAGGATATTGACATTCAGATTTATGCCTTTCTGCTGGCTCAGAGGTCCCCCCTGTCACTGACAGTTGTAGCTTGCTATAATCCATAGGGCAATGCTATAAATAACACCTACTTGTTAGATTGCTCTTTGTCCATAGATCTCAAAGTGTTCTCAGCTAGGTGTATTCCTTATTGCTGTGGAGAACACCAAGGTTAAGTGATTTGCCCAAAGTaacaccaaagcaaaaccagaaagagaaactacacacatacacaccctTCAATTTATCTCTGTCTCTGAGAGGGATCAGGATCCCGGGTTCTGCTCAAGGAGAAGCCAGaatggattttttccatctataTGCATGCAGACACCCTTAATGGAATCTACTAGTAGGAGAATAAATCAACTTCCTATAGAGTTTTTTGTATTTATCTATCTGCTGGTGTGTGTTTTGGTGGATATTCACTTTTCTGACAGCACAGAGCCCAGACTTTTAAATGACAGCTTCTGCACTATGAAGCATCTCAAAGGTGAAAGTTTGTGTTTCAGGCAGGCAGATGAGAATCCCATTTGTCAAAGGAAGGTGCCTAAATCCTGTTCCCTATCATAACAGCAGTGATGGTGTTCAGATGATCTTCATATACATAACATTTTGTAGCTGCAGCTCCCATTGGCAATCTCTTAAGCCTGATAAAGAGCCAGACTGATAGCAAGCAGTCTGTGAGtgttattaatttgtttttttgtttttttgtttttttcccccagttcatagaatcatagaatcatagaactggctgggttggaagggacctcagagatcatcaagtccaacccttgatccactaccgctgcagttgACTCCTTAGGTTCATGTTTGAGTATCTTTTCACATGAGTAACTAGATTGATAGACTGATACTCACATGTTAACAAAAGATAATCTGTCTGATGcagtttggaatttttttagaTACTTCGTGCATAAACAGAATGAGTAGAAACTTGGTGGCCTCATAAATCAGGTAAGCAAgttctttgctgttttcctcaTTCAAAAGACTTCACCTTCAGCAGTCTTTATATAGACCAAGCTGCATTAAGACACTACTGAATTCAAAGTCTGAGCAGTGCAGCTAAATAACTGGTTTGGATCAGATTTATGGAGGTAAGTGACTTGAGAAAACAGAATAGGTATCAAATTGATGTGCAGCCTTTACTGAGCAGCTCTAGAAACTACCTTCACACCTTGTTTTGATAATAAATGAGATGTAAATGAAATGAGCATGCTGGAGGCACTTTAGTTCACCTCTGTGTATGCTCAGCTTCTCCAAAACTGCCAGCTCTCATTCCCTTGGGCtctgtggggctgctgctttgtgGGAGATCCTTAGGAAAAGCTAAAGGAGTCATGTACTAAACCTTAGAAGTGTCTTTCGTACGGGTCACTTAGGAGAGAGTGTTGGTTGGACTCATAGATGTGTTGATCAAGCCAAGGCCAGTAAGCATCACTGAGGAATTAACTCAGGCAAGAAACTATCGCTGCCAAATGTTATGTTTAGAAAATGCCTCAAGCATTTAAAGAAACCTTTTCAGAGATAAATTTATTTAGTCCTTGAAAGCCCAGGGACTCTTGTCATGTATTTCTGTATGTTCATTGTGGTACCATATCCTCTCCACACACAGTGTTGGAGCACTGGAGCAACACATCTTACTGCCTGTAGTACAATGCCTGCCATATTAAATCAGTTCTGTATTACTGCCAGCCTGTACTGTTGGGAGTACACAAGATATTGTAGTTTAAAGTCAGAGAA encodes the following:
- the TMEM132D gene encoding transmembrane protein 132D, with protein sequence MCTSGISNMGHLLSPLLLSLAAVFSKVTESRGILESIQRFSLLPTYLPVTYRIHNADVSFFLKEANQDIMRNSSLQSRVESFLIYKSKVPPVLNASYGPFSVEQVVPQDLMLSSNPFGSTNKFSFNWKLKAFIMSNKIYLSKPKVQVVFYIVGRDWDDYSTTEQLPCLRVFAFRETQEVRGSCRLQGDLGLCVVELELLPSWFNPPTVVAGRKKPIDQSTGSPVELYYAIQPGDEKGECTKEDVRKNNGIRPGSNDIDESGPPLQRIGSVFLYQTHAVPSLRETRLDNNIAIQYAPKAVKQGDILTFLVSVAKNSTEDQFTLRAKVKKGVNVFSVRASRPYLWDIRESMDYTGKHAPAVIVCQRKSAASENSADGLSSEIMQIDFEIEDLTDLPGTQIITWQVEYPGDTTSDLGISKIYVNQKDLVGVLPLAMEAEILNTAILTGKTVAVPVKVISVEDDGTVTDLLESVECRSSDEDVIKVSDRCDYVFVNGKEMKGKVNVIVNFTYQHLSAPLEMTVWVPRLPLQIEVSDTELNQIKGWRVPIISNKRPARDSDDEEEDERKGRGCTLQYQHAMVRVLTQFVAEASDPGSQLSYLLGSDWQIDITDLVSDFMQVEEPRIAKLQDGQILIGQELGMTTIQILSPLSDAILAEKTVTVLDEKVTITDLGVQLVTGLSLSLQLSPGSNKAIFATAVAQELLQSPKQEATISCWIQFSDGTVMPLDIYDSKDFSLSATSLDEKVVSIHHDPKFKWPVIAAETEGQGTLVRVEMVISESCQKSKRKSILAVGSGSIRVKFGQSGANPNISDSKHRGAGVHLENHASDRRQKTTLQERTGLDGHYYSSSMGQEQGKGTTTQRSVLSKKEDRESLLDDDSHLQNIPIDFTSFPAQVDLPRSNGDLEEDDQVQTTRGLSDLEIGMYALLGVFCLAILVFLINCVTFALKYKNKQVPFEEQEGMSHSHDWVGLSNRTELLENHTNFSSQPDERITAIDRGVDYEESKYLLNTNATKNINGQSFRSTESTFTEVKDQKSEPTASPTSKRKRVKFTTFTTISSDDGCPTVNSVLMSSEDDIKWVCQDMDLGECKELKNYMERLHENV